TAAAGCATTTTGGAAAGTATCATCCTCAAACAGTTTAGCTATAAACGCAATTGCTTTAAGATGCTCATTGCCCTGTTGCTTTTTTGACATACAAATCAAAAATATTAAATTAACAGGAGGATTTTCTTCAGACCACTTAACCCCAGCACCTTTAATGTAAAGCAATGAAATAAAACTGGTCTTAACAACATCTCCTATAAAATGAGGAATTGCAACCCCATTTTCCCAAGAAGTGTCACCTATATTCTCTCTATCAAGAATTCCTTGAAGAAACTCTCTTTTATTATCTATATATCCCTTATCATTGATTTTTTCAACTAAAAAATCAATTACATCTTCTTTTGAATTTACCTCTGGCAAAATAAATACAAGATCTTTTTTCAAAAAATTAAAAAACATAACTGTGGTCTCCTAGCAATTAAACATATTGTATAATATACAATAAAATAGCATACCACAGCCACCTAATATAAAAAATATTTTTTAATCTAAACAGGAAAATTCTCTCTAAATACATATCATAATATTGAAAAGACAAAACAATTTTTATATCATTTAAAATAATCTGTTTATGAAAAAAACTCCAAACACTTATATTTTCTTAACATTGCTCATCATTCCCACTTTAAATGCACTTGCAAATGAAGAAGGCAATACTAATGAAAAAAATAATCAACCCAAACAAAGCTCTAATTTTTTTAACCCAGAAAGAGGATTTAAATATTCAACAGGAATTGGCGCTGGAATTGGATTTTTCCTAAATTCAAACATTAAACACCTTATTTTTAGACCTTATTATATATTCTCTAACAATACTTTTGATTTTTTAATAGTTGCCATGATATTAACAAGAGAAAGTCTTAATATCCCTAAAAAAATGCAATACTTTAAATCTTATATTGGAGGAGGAATAAACTGGCACATTGCAAACTTAATTAAAAAAACAAAATATTTTTCTGCTACTATTGGTATAGGTGGTCGTTTTTACTTATCTACAAACTTTATAGGAGATATTCAATTCTACGAAAAATTGCCTTATGTGATAGAGCCTTATATGTTTATTGAAATTTCTTCTAAAAAGGCAATTCCTTTAATAGGAGTGGACTTTAAAATTGATTTATTGTTTTTAGATACATTTAACATTTCTTTTAATTTTACTATTAGATATAATTTTAAAGACGAAAAAGAGATGGAAACATGAAAAAAAGGTCAAAATTTTTCCTTTACTGCTATATTTTATGCCTAACGGGATTTTTATTTTTTTCCTTAAATCCAAAAGCCCTAAAACAAATTAAACACAAAATTTATAACTATTTAGAGATAATAGAAAATAAATACATTAACATTACAAAATCTATTCCCATAAAAGAATCCCAATTAATACCAAAAGGATATCTTACTACCCAAATAATAAGCAAAAAACACTATACCTTAGGATATGCTGAAAGCGCAAGACAATCCGAATGGGCTGCTTATCCGCTTAAAAGAGAAATGGTAGAACTAGCATTAACTTTGTTAAAATCAAAAAAAATTAAAAGGAGCACCAAATTCTTTGAAGACACCAACTTCAAGGGCACTTTTCCAAAACTCGAAGATTACTTTAAAAGCGGTTATGACAGAGGGCACATAGTCAGTTCTGCAGACATGTCTTTTTCTGAAAATGCAATGAAAGATACATATTTTTTATCAAATATGTCACCTCAAAAAAGCGAATTTAATTCTGGAATTTGGCTAAAACTTGAAAAATTAGTAAGAGAATGGGCAATCTCAAAAGGATATATATACATCATTAGTGCTGGAATTTTAACAGAAAATA
Above is a genomic segment from Borreliella mayonii containing:
- a CDS encoding DNA/RNA non-specific endonuclease gives rise to the protein MKKRSKFFLYCYILCLTGFLFFSLNPKALKQIKHKIYNYLEIIENKYINITKSIPIKESQLIPKGYLTTQIISKKHYTLGYAESARQSEWAAYPLKREMVELALTLLKSKKIKRSTKFFEDTNFKGTFPKLEDYFKSGYDRGHIVSSADMSFSENAMKDTYFLSNMSPQKSEFNSGIWLKLEKLVREWAISKGYIYIISAGILTENKGFIGKNKILIPKNFYKIVLAINNSNYYDIISFIIPNEKAKDLDLKNYVVSVDSIEKKTKIDFFEKLDSKIKKNIKKIKNTHSWKFK